Proteins encoded in a region of the Carcharodon carcharias isolate sCarCar2 chromosome 24 unlocalized genomic scaffold, sCarCar2.pri SUPER_24_unloc_3, whole genome shotgun sequence genome:
- the LOC121273536 gene encoding histone H2A-like has protein sequence MSGRGKTGGKGRAKAKTRSSRAGLQFPVGRIHRLLRKGHYAERVGAGAPVYLAAVLEYLTAEILELAGNAARDNKKTRIIPRHLHLAIRKDEELNKLLGGVTIAQGGVLPNIQAMLLPKKTGHPSKVYA, from the coding sequence ATGTCCGGTCGCGGTAAAACCGGTGGCAAAGGGCGCGCCAAGGCCAAGACTCGCTCCTCCAGAGCCGGGCTGCAGTTCCCCGTCGGCCGCATCCACCGGCTGCTGCGCAAGGGCCACTATGCCGAGCGGGTCGGGGCCGGAGCCCCCGTCTACCTGGCCGCCGTCCTCGAGTACTTGACGGCCGAGATCCTCGAGCTGGCCGGCAACGCGGCCCGGGACAACAAGAAGACCCGCATCATCCCCCGCCACCTGCATCTCGCCATCCGCAAAGAcgaggagctcaacaagctgctgggcggggtcaccatagcccagggtggggtcctgcccaacatccaggctatgctgctgcccaagaaaaccGGCCACCCCAGCAAGGTTTACGCCTGA